Proteins from a genomic interval of Leifsonia shinshuensis:
- a CDS encoding zinc-binding dehydrogenase — translation MKAVVIDRYGDPAGMTVVEREEPGLEAAQVLVRTEAIGVGGVDAVIRRGTVGLGFPQGMVPGSEVAGTVVAVGADADPALVGRRVWAFTGTSGGYAEYAAAYEEDVSPLPDGLSAVDAVTVGSAATVAHCALAHAHLTAGESLLVRGGAGSIGIAAIELAARAGASVIAATASSAERAHRLRGLGATHTLDRSGRGDDIAAAGFDVIVDIVGGPDVPSFLELLRPNGRYILVGAVAGYPPPDFGMVLLRSFRQSRSVATFSLDSIPKPERNRVREELFGQAARGEISAVVHGVLPLGEAAEAHRSMDAGGVFGRYVLVPG, via the coding sequence GTGAAGGCAGTAGTCATCGACCGCTACGGCGATCCGGCCGGGATGACCGTCGTCGAGCGAGAAGAACCCGGCCTCGAGGCCGCACAGGTGCTGGTGCGCACGGAGGCCATCGGCGTGGGCGGTGTCGACGCGGTCATCCGCCGCGGCACCGTCGGTCTCGGCTTTCCCCAGGGGATGGTCCCCGGGAGCGAGGTGGCCGGGACGGTCGTCGCCGTGGGCGCCGACGCGGATCCTGCCCTCGTCGGCCGGCGCGTGTGGGCGTTCACCGGCACGTCGGGCGGGTACGCCGAGTACGCGGCCGCGTATGAGGAGGACGTCTCACCGCTTCCCGACGGCCTCTCGGCGGTGGACGCCGTGACGGTCGGCAGCGCGGCCACCGTCGCCCACTGCGCGCTCGCGCACGCGCACCTCACGGCCGGCGAGTCGCTGCTCGTCCGGGGCGGAGCGGGCAGCATCGGGATCGCGGCGATCGAGCTCGCCGCACGCGCGGGAGCGTCCGTCATCGCCGCCACTGCGTCGAGCGCTGAGCGGGCGCACCGCCTCCGCGGACTCGGCGCCACCCACACCCTGGACCGCTCCGGCCGAGGCGACGACATCGCCGCGGCGGGATTCGACGTGATCGTCGACATCGTCGGCGGCCCCGACGTGCCGTCCTTCCTCGAGCTGCTCCGGCCGAACGGACGCTACATCCTCGTCGGCGCGGTCGCCGGGTACCCGCCACCCGACTTCGGTATGGTCCTGCTGCGATCGTTCCGGCAGTCCCGCTCCGTCGCGACCTTCAGCCTGGACAGCATCCCGAAGCCCGAGCGGAACCGCGTCCGCGAAGAGCTCTTCGGCCAGGCCGCGCGCGGCGAGATCAGCGCGGTCGTGCACGGCGTACTGCCGCTCGGCGAAGCCGCCGAGGCGCACCGCTCGATGGACGCGGGCGGCGTCTTCGGGCGTTACGTCCTCGTGCCCGGCTGA
- a CDS encoding SDR family NAD(P)-dependent oxidoreductase yields the protein MELQNSWSLAGKTALVTGATSGLGRAAALQLAAQGAEVVVHGRNVDRGAQVVEEIELAGGRARFVAADLSDTDQAVRLAEDAGAVDILVNNAGLAWFGPSDQLSAETLGSLFTGNVESAYLLTSRLAAGMAERGDGAIVSVSSMAANVGLAGGAAYSATKAALDALTRAWAAEFSPRGVRVNAVAPGPVATPGAKGDTAALGETTIMGRPGTDQEIADAIGFLASPAASYITGVTLAVDGGRAAI from the coding sequence ATGGAACTTCAGAACTCGTGGTCGCTCGCAGGAAAGACGGCCCTCGTCACCGGCGCGACCTCCGGACTCGGGCGCGCTGCCGCCCTCCAGCTCGCCGCGCAAGGCGCGGAGGTCGTCGTCCACGGCCGCAACGTCGACCGCGGTGCGCAGGTCGTGGAGGAGATCGAGCTGGCCGGCGGGCGGGCGCGCTTCGTGGCCGCCGACCTCTCCGACACCGACCAGGCCGTGCGGCTGGCGGAGGACGCGGGCGCGGTCGACATCCTCGTCAACAACGCCGGGCTCGCATGGTTCGGGCCGAGCGACCAGCTTTCGGCCGAGACGCTCGGCTCCCTGTTCACCGGGAATGTCGAGTCGGCCTACCTGCTGACCTCCCGGTTGGCCGCGGGCATGGCCGAGCGAGGCGACGGGGCGATCGTGAGCGTCTCCAGCATGGCCGCCAACGTGGGCCTGGCCGGCGGCGCGGCCTACAGCGCCACCAAGGCCGCGTTGGACGCACTCACCCGCGCGTGGGCCGCCGAGTTCAGCCCGCGCGGAGTCCGGGTCAACGCGGTCGCGCCCGGCCCTGTCGCGACCCCGGGCGCGAAGGGGGACACGGCGGCGCTCGGCGAGACGACCATCATGGGACGCCCGGGAACCGACCAGGAGATCGCCGACGCCATCGGCTTCCTCGCCTCTCCGGCGGCGAGTTACATCACCGGCGTCACCCTGGCCGTCGACGGCGGCCGGGCGGCCATCTGA
- a CDS encoding DUF2076 family protein, whose protein sequence is MDANDVKLISDLAESIRQASPVQKERQAAELITHLIASQPDAVYFLVQTVLVQREALAAGAASAQGGSASGPAPASGSQGRGLFGLLGGRQQQAQPSQQVQAQPSGGVSFLRSAAAGAAGVAGGILLAQGIGGLFHDASAADHDADRDDSGWEDDGYWDEA, encoded by the coding sequence ATGGACGCGAACGACGTCAAGCTGATCTCCGACCTGGCGGAGAGCATCCGCCAGGCGTCGCCGGTGCAGAAGGAGCGCCAGGCCGCCGAGCTGATCACCCATCTGATCGCCTCCCAGCCGGACGCCGTCTACTTCCTGGTGCAGACGGTGCTCGTGCAGCGCGAGGCGCTCGCCGCCGGAGCGGCCTCCGCGCAGGGCGGTTCGGCTTCCGGCCCGGCCCCAGCCTCCGGCTCACAGGGGCGCGGGCTGTTCGGCCTGCTCGGAGGGCGACAGCAGCAGGCGCAGCCTTCGCAGCAGGTCCAGGCCCAGCCGTCCGGCGGCGTATCTTTCCTCCGATCGGCGGCGGCCGGCGCCGCCGGTGTCGCCGGTGGGATCCTGCTCGCGCAGGGCATCGGCGGTCTCTTCCACGACGCCTCCGCGGCCGACCACGACGCCGACCGGGACGACTCCGGGTGGGAGGACGACGGGTACTGGGATGAGGCGTAA
- a CDS encoding phosphatidylglycerol lysyltransferase domain-containing protein translates to MRPVLTRFARALPQFPATVAAAIFASGALILHLQTLNEPAFPAPWIGVGFWLAFVAAMALAERLLGTFTALLAGAVSSAAALLAAWGALTLGSRLGDSFSIDALQHPLWASSIATVALLGAASARLRPVARTSVRWFTVGAAVVLLLANGHAADVARVLAAAFGIVAGSIGLRGDDGWTWGTSTRARLRRITSAVLILAGASVVTTFVAPDANGISASLSFTLDPPATVAVGVALIGSALLVLSGRRLALASAIGILLTVAIVLTVTAVQAIADDDGFQWAGLTPDEIDWEITVFAVSLLPAVIAVVLAGCARVLLRKKARPATTDDLDRLDRAVAQAGGGSLTHMSTWAGNSVWFSDDGAAVAYRVSRGVAFTVSDPICAPERTAGTLRDFAVFCEGQGWVPVFYSVHDAVADHAAGLGWVRTPVGVEAVVPLDGFSLSGKRRQDLRTALNRAGREGVEARWGRFADLPDELSRQVAEICTSWQSTKALPEMTFTLGGLDELADPRTRLMIAVDGAGRVHGVTSWLPVTRGGRPFSWTLDVMRRGQDAMPGTMEFLIVSTILRAKDDGLHEVSLSGTPLAPHDARRTALSRLSATLERILEPAYGFVTLRRFKEKFAPETRPLWMVYPQHTQLPRIGPALAQTYVPSLRVRHLMRLGGMQSRAGVRRSAW, encoded by the coding sequence GTGAGACCCGTCCTGACCCGCTTCGCCCGAGCCCTGCCGCAGTTCCCCGCGACCGTCGCGGCCGCGATCTTCGCGTCCGGGGCGCTGATCCTGCACCTGCAGACCCTGAACGAGCCGGCCTTCCCCGCGCCGTGGATCGGCGTCGGCTTCTGGCTGGCCTTCGTCGCCGCGATGGCGCTGGCGGAACGGCTGCTCGGCACGTTCACCGCCCTGCTGGCCGGAGCGGTGAGCTCGGCGGCGGCGCTGCTCGCGGCCTGGGGCGCTCTCACCCTCGGCTCCCGGCTCGGCGACTCGTTCTCGATCGACGCGCTGCAGCATCCGCTCTGGGCGTCGTCGATCGCGACGGTCGCCCTGCTGGGTGCGGCGAGCGCGCGACTGCGGCCAGTGGCCCGCACCTCGGTGCGCTGGTTCACGGTCGGCGCGGCCGTCGTGCTCCTGCTCGCGAACGGCCACGCGGCGGATGTCGCCCGCGTCCTGGCCGCCGCCTTCGGCATCGTCGCGGGCTCGATCGGCCTGCGCGGCGACGACGGGTGGACGTGGGGCACCTCCACCCGGGCCCGGCTGCGGCGGATCACCAGCGCGGTGCTCATCCTCGCCGGCGCCAGCGTCGTCACCACCTTCGTCGCGCCGGACGCCAACGGGATCTCCGCCTCCCTCTCGTTCACGCTCGACCCGCCGGCGACGGTCGCCGTGGGCGTTGCGCTCATCGGCAGCGCGCTCCTGGTGCTGAGCGGCCGGCGGCTCGCTCTCGCGTCCGCGATCGGCATCCTGCTGACGGTCGCGATCGTCCTGACGGTCACGGCCGTCCAGGCGATCGCCGACGACGACGGCTTCCAGTGGGCCGGCCTCACCCCGGACGAGATCGACTGGGAGATCACGGTCTTCGCGGTCTCGCTGCTCCCCGCGGTCATCGCGGTGGTCCTCGCCGGCTGCGCGCGCGTGCTGCTGCGGAAGAAGGCCCGTCCGGCGACGACGGACGACCTCGACCGCCTGGACCGCGCGGTCGCGCAGGCCGGCGGCGGCTCGCTCACGCACATGTCCACCTGGGCGGGCAACTCGGTGTGGTTCTCCGACGACGGCGCGGCGGTCGCCTACCGGGTCAGCCGCGGGGTCGCGTTCACCGTTTCCGACCCGATCTGCGCCCCCGAGCGGACGGCGGGGACGCTCCGCGACTTCGCGGTGTTCTGCGAGGGGCAGGGCTGGGTCCCGGTGTTCTACAGCGTCCACGACGCGGTCGCGGACCACGCCGCCGGACTCGGCTGGGTGCGCACGCCGGTCGGGGTGGAGGCCGTGGTCCCGCTGGACGGCTTCAGCCTCTCCGGCAAGCGCCGCCAGGACCTCCGCACCGCGCTGAACCGCGCCGGGCGCGAGGGCGTGGAGGCCCGCTGGGGCCGCTTCGCCGACCTGCCCGACGAGCTCAGCCGGCAGGTCGCCGAGATCTGCACGAGCTGGCAGTCGACGAAGGCGCTGCCCGAGATGACCTTCACCCTGGGCGGCCTGGACGAGCTCGCGGACCCGCGCACCCGGCTGATGATCGCCGTCGACGGCGCGGGCCGCGTCCACGGCGTGACCAGCTGGCTGCCGGTCACCCGGGGCGGGCGGCCGTTCTCGTGGACGCTGGACGTGATGCGCCGGGGTCAGGACGCGATGCCCGGCACGATGGAGTTCCTGATCGTCTCGACCATCCTGCGCGCGAAGGACGACGGCCTCCACGAGGTCAGCCTGTCCGGCACGCCGCTGGCGCCGCACGACGCCCGGCGCACCGCCCTCTCCCGCCTCTCCGCCACCCTGGAGCGGATCCTGGAGCCCGCCTACGGCTTCGTCACGCTGCGCCGGTTCAAGGAGAAGTTCGCTCCGGAGACGCGCCCGCTCTGGATGGTCTACCCGCAGCACACCCAACTGCCGCGGATCGGCCCCGCCCTCGCGCAGACCTACGTGCCGTCGCTCCGGGTGCGCCACCTGATGCGCCTCGGCGGCATGCAGTCGCGCGCCGGAGTCCGTCGATCCGCGTGGTGA
- a CDS encoding TetR/AcrR family transcriptional regulator, whose translation MTAEMTRLRVDAEENRDRIIEAARELFAQRGLAVGMREIARRADVGPATLYRRFPTRQALIDTAFSAEMSACRRIVEDAAADPDPWRGFSSAVHRLIGLNARNRGFVDALITGEPSSAVVRHRQELLGMLRGVTRRAQDAGELRRDFVLSDLLLILSAGRGLHAERPDLLPAAAHRFASLAIDGLAAAPGR comes from the coding sequence ATGACCGCCGAGATGACTCGCCTGCGCGTCGACGCCGAGGAGAACCGGGACCGCATCATCGAAGCCGCGCGCGAATTGTTCGCCCAGCGGGGCCTCGCTGTCGGGATGCGCGAGATCGCCCGGCGAGCGGACGTCGGCCCGGCGACCCTCTACCGCCGGTTCCCCACGCGGCAGGCTCTCATCGACACGGCGTTTTCCGCCGAGATGAGCGCCTGTCGGCGGATCGTCGAGGACGCGGCCGCGGACCCGGACCCGTGGCGTGGGTTCTCATCAGCGGTCCATCGGCTGATCGGCCTGAACGCGCGGAACCGAGGGTTCGTCGACGCCCTGATCACCGGCGAGCCCTCGTCCGCCGTCGTACGGCACCGCCAGGAGCTGCTGGGCATGCTCCGAGGCGTCACGCGCCGGGCCCAGGATGCCGGGGAGCTCCGGCGCGACTTCGTCCTCTCGGACCTGCTGCTCATCCTCTCCGCCGGCCGCGGACTCCATGCCGAGCGGCCCGACCTCCTGCCGGCGGCCGCCCACCGGTTCGCGTCGCTCGCAATCGACGGCCTGGCCGCGGCCCCGGGGCGCTGA
- a CDS encoding histidine kinase, translating to MNAIASLWARLPPLVVDILAVLLAALDALINSAEEPSAWSPLDVTVVAVACAGLLLRRRFPLVVFLLTLPAAVAQDLLAAPIIALFTLSRVSRRRWLLVACAALFAFSSAFPWPFAGADRVDQFGAFVYFVYQFATAAAPVALGQLLQAREDLAKRLVEIEDAKEHEQALYAQTVLARERNQLAREMHDVVSHQVSLIAVQAAALQVTAGTEQERSGAEAIRELSVATLDELRTMVALLRMAGSSSPGLTPQPTSADIRTLIAASGLEVELDGELPREAPAAVQRAVYRTIQEALTNARKHSPGAPVSVRLEAGDGVVGVTVANGPARSRALALPGSRVGLVGLRERSELLGGTFRAGSTPAGGFEVHADFPLR from the coding sequence GTGAACGCGATCGCCTCCCTCTGGGCGCGGCTGCCGCCGCTCGTCGTCGACATCCTGGCGGTGCTCCTCGCGGCGCTCGACGCGCTGATCAACTCGGCGGAGGAGCCGTCCGCGTGGTCGCCTCTCGATGTGACGGTCGTGGCCGTCGCCTGCGCCGGACTGCTCCTGCGCCGCCGGTTCCCGCTCGTCGTGTTCCTGCTGACCCTGCCGGCGGCGGTCGCCCAGGATCTGCTGGCCGCACCGATCATCGCCCTGTTCACCCTGTCCCGGGTCTCGCGGCGGCGCTGGCTGCTCGTGGCGTGCGCGGCGCTGTTCGCGTTCTCGAGCGCGTTCCCGTGGCCGTTCGCGGGCGCGGACCGGGTCGACCAGTTCGGCGCCTTCGTCTACTTCGTCTACCAGTTCGCGACCGCGGCCGCGCCGGTCGCCCTCGGCCAGCTGCTGCAGGCGCGGGAGGACCTCGCGAAGCGGCTGGTGGAGATCGAGGACGCGAAGGAGCACGAGCAGGCCCTGTACGCGCAGACCGTGCTCGCGCGCGAGCGCAACCAGCTCGCGCGGGAGATGCACGACGTCGTGTCGCACCAGGTGAGCCTGATCGCGGTCCAGGCGGCCGCCCTGCAGGTCACGGCCGGGACGGAGCAGGAGCGCTCGGGCGCCGAGGCCATCCGCGAGCTCAGCGTCGCCACGCTGGACGAGCTGCGCACGATGGTCGCCCTGCTGCGGATGGCCGGCTCCTCCAGCCCCGGGCTCACCCCGCAGCCGACCTCGGCCGACATCCGGACCCTCATCGCGGCGAGCGGTCTGGAGGTCGAACTGGACGGCGAGCTGCCGCGCGAGGCGCCGGCCGCCGTGCAGCGCGCCGTCTACCGCACGATCCAGGAGGCCCTGACCAACGCGCGCAAGCACTCCCCTGGAGCGCCCGTCTCGGTCCGGCTGGAGGCGGGGGACGGCGTCGTCGGGGTCACCGTCGCGAACGGCCCGGCGCGCAGCCGGGCGCTGGCGCTGCCCGGATCGCGGGTGGGGCTCGTGGGGCTGCGCGAGCGCAGCGAGCTGCTGGGTGGGACCTTCCGTGCCGGTTCGACGCCGGCGGGCGGCTTCGAGGTGCACGCGGACTTCCCGCTGCGGTGA
- a CDS encoding response regulator, producing the protein MIRVVVVDDEALVRSGFSLILNSADDISVVATATGADALQVVQAEKPDVLLLDIRMPDVDGLAVLNSLRRAPHRPAVAMLTTFDADEYILTALRLGASGFLLKDTEPRQLADYVRVLAGGGVVLSPKASLSLVEHHPAFLAVLDEEAERIEQLTERERDVLVLVAEGLSNADIGSRLFLGAGTVKDHVSAILAKLGVSSRVQAALAAQRAGLLQSRGAPETKGPARP; encoded by the coding sequence ATGATTCGCGTGGTCGTCGTGGACGACGAGGCCCTGGTGCGGTCGGGGTTCAGCCTGATCCTGAACTCGGCCGACGACATCAGCGTCGTCGCCACCGCCACCGGCGCCGACGCGCTGCAGGTCGTCCAGGCGGAGAAGCCGGACGTGCTTCTGCTGGACATCCGGATGCCGGACGTCGACGGGCTCGCGGTGCTCAACAGCCTCCGGCGTGCTCCGCACCGGCCGGCCGTGGCGATGCTGACGACGTTCGACGCCGACGAGTACATCCTCACCGCGCTGCGGCTCGGCGCGTCGGGGTTCCTCCTCAAGGACACCGAGCCGCGGCAGCTCGCCGACTACGTGCGCGTCCTCGCCGGCGGCGGGGTCGTTCTCTCCCCCAAGGCGTCGCTGTCGCTCGTGGAGCACCATCCCGCGTTCCTGGCCGTGCTGGACGAGGAGGCGGAGCGGATCGAGCAACTCACCGAGCGGGAGCGGGACGTGCTCGTCCTCGTGGCCGAGGGGCTGTCCAACGCGGACATCGGGTCGCGGCTGTTCCTCGGGGCCGGGACGGTGAAGGATCACGTGAGCGCGATCCTGGCGAAGCTCGGGGTGAGCAGCCGCGTGCAGGCGGCCCTTGCCGCACAGCGGGCGGGACTCCTGCAGAGTCGCGGAGCGCCGGAGACGAAGGGGCCCGCGCGGCCGTGA
- a CDS encoding FAD/NAD(P)-binding protein has translation MLPRSERSAHATVVVIGAGPRAIGWLERFAAARSVAAERPRVVVQLIDPFPAGPGRIWRREQSPLLKLNSMVEDVTMFTDDSCSVEGPVRPGPSLLEWVEAVRDGRIEDVQVDPLVADELARLRRGDFPTRRLHAHYLDWFLRRAIADLDGRAVVVRRTDTVVAVESADDHDLVRLAGGDELTADAVVYAIGHTGSEPAGETAGLVRFARRHGLSYQPPAFTADADLTAFGPGDVVAVRGMGLAAIDLIVLLTEGRGGRFRRSGDSLEYVPSGREPKLLLGSRRGIPYRSKISSTLTGEAPALRYLTPDVVAQLTASPDSLDFRRDIWPLVEREMLHGYYRELFTGHPERTSRSWAEFRADLDTVDPHSPAYRSLLADAIPDPADHLLLELFDRPLTGARFEDRDELQRWVRAHLADDLHRRTAPEHSASLGLFTALLLTMFALAPVSASPAWTEESRVRDLHGWWPAYFSYVASGPPGHRIAELIALSEAGVIEFAGADIGVEPDEQRGRFVVSSPSVGGAVAVDALIDAWLPPAHADRTDNSALRDLAVSGAGSFRQGMLRVDPADARVIDAAGRPHPRRWAIGPFTDAPFAGAFSRPNTNALSFRENDRTAHAVIRRIEHVTDRGAERAGDPRTLALTGEPL, from the coding sequence ATGCTCCCCCGTTCCGAACGCTCAGCGCACGCCACCGTCGTCGTCATCGGCGCCGGCCCGCGTGCCATCGGCTGGCTGGAGCGTTTCGCGGCGGCACGCTCCGTCGCGGCCGAGCGACCGCGGGTCGTGGTGCAGCTGATCGATCCGTTCCCGGCGGGGCCCGGCCGGATCTGGCGCCGCGAGCAGTCTCCCCTGCTCAAGCTGAACTCGATGGTCGAGGACGTCACGATGTTCACCGACGACTCGTGCTCGGTCGAGGGACCCGTCCGGCCGGGGCCGTCGCTGCTGGAGTGGGTCGAAGCCGTGCGGGACGGCCGGATCGAGGACGTGCAGGTGGACCCGCTGGTCGCCGACGAGCTCGCCCGGCTGCGTCGCGGGGACTTCCCGACCCGTCGCCTCCACGCCCACTACCTGGACTGGTTCCTCCGCCGTGCGATCGCGGACCTCGACGGCCGCGCCGTCGTCGTGCGCCGCACGGACACGGTCGTCGCCGTCGAGTCGGCCGACGACCACGACCTCGTCCGCCTGGCGGGCGGCGACGAGCTCACCGCCGACGCCGTCGTCTACGCCATCGGCCACACCGGAAGCGAGCCCGCCGGGGAGACCGCCGGCCTCGTCCGCTTCGCCCGCCGACACGGTCTGAGCTACCAGCCTCCCGCGTTCACCGCGGACGCCGACCTCACCGCATTCGGGCCCGGGGATGTCGTCGCCGTCCGCGGGATGGGGCTCGCGGCCATCGACCTGATCGTGCTGCTCACCGAGGGCCGGGGCGGACGTTTCCGGCGCAGCGGCGACTCACTGGAGTACGTTCCGAGCGGGCGCGAGCCGAAGCTCCTCCTCGGGTCGCGGCGCGGGATCCCGTACCGGTCGAAGATCTCCTCGACCCTCACCGGGGAGGCGCCTGCGCTGCGGTATCTGACCCCCGACGTTGTCGCGCAGCTGACGGCGAGCCCGGATTCTCTCGACTTCCGCCGGGACATCTGGCCGCTGGTCGAGCGCGAGATGCTGCACGGGTACTACCGCGAACTCTTCACCGGTCACCCGGAGCGCACGTCCCGGTCCTGGGCCGAGTTCCGGGCCGACCTCGACACGGTCGATCCGCATTCGCCCGCCTACCGGTCGCTGCTGGCGGACGCGATCCCGGACCCCGCCGACCATCTGCTCCTCGAGCTCTTCGACCGCCCCCTGACCGGGGCACGCTTCGAGGATCGCGACGAACTGCAGCGGTGGGTCCGCGCCCACCTCGCCGACGACCTCCACCGGCGCACCGCCCCCGAGCACAGCGCCAGCCTCGGCCTCTTCACCGCGTTGCTGCTGACGATGTTCGCGCTCGCTCCCGTCAGCGCCTCCCCCGCCTGGACGGAGGAGTCGAGGGTCCGCGACCTCCACGGCTGGTGGCCGGCCTACTTCAGCTACGTGGCCTCCGGACCGCCCGGGCATCGCATCGCCGAGCTCATCGCGCTCTCCGAGGCCGGCGTCATCGAGTTCGCCGGCGCGGACATCGGCGTCGAGCCGGACGAGCAGCGGGGTCGCTTCGTCGTCTCCAGCCCGTCGGTCGGCGGCGCCGTCGCCGTGGACGCTCTCATCGACGCCTGGCTCCCGCCGGCGCACGCGGACCGCACCGACAACAGCGCACTGCGCGACCTCGCCGTCTCGGGCGCCGGCTCCTTCCGCCAGGGGATGCTGCGCGTCGATCCGGCGGACGCACGGGTCATCGACGCCGCCGGCCGGCCGCACCCGCGGCGGTGGGCGATCGGGCCCTTCACGGACGCGCCGTTCGCCGGTGCGTTCTCCCGGCCGAACACGAATGCGCTCTCGTTCCGCGAGAACGACCGGACGGCGCACGCCGTGATCCGGCGGATCGAGCACGTCACGGACCGCGGCGCCGAGCGTGCCGGAGATCCACGAACGCTCGCACTCACGGGGGAACCGCTATGA
- a CDS encoding SRPBCC domain-containing protein, with protein sequence MTYNEYLLEVRAGVELDRPPRIAFDAVVAPYLLSQWFADRAKVAARRGGAYEITRHDETASGRILDLVPNRRVLISWDPVQASHVVVPGSELEFFVEPTPTGSRIHAVWWKIPTAETEALTADLTQRLERLREAVHRLPVLPGD encoded by the coding sequence ATGACGTACAACGAGTATCTGCTCGAAGTCCGGGCCGGCGTCGAGCTCGACCGGCCGCCCCGGATCGCCTTCGACGCGGTGGTGGCGCCGTACTTGCTCTCCCAGTGGTTCGCCGACCGCGCGAAGGTCGCGGCGCGGCGCGGAGGCGCCTACGAGATCACCCGCCACGACGAGACGGCGAGCGGTCGCATCCTGGACCTCGTCCCGAACCGCCGCGTGCTGATCTCCTGGGACCCGGTCCAGGCGTCCCACGTCGTCGTCCCCGGCTCGGAGCTGGAGTTCTTCGTCGAGCCGACGCCGACCGGGTCCCGGATCCACGCGGTCTGGTGGAAGATCCCGACCGCGGAGACGGAGGCGCTGACCGCCGACCTGACGCAACGGCTCGAGCGGCTCCGCGAGGCCGTGCACCGTCTGCCGGTGCTGCCCGGCGACTGA
- a CDS encoding gamma carbonic anhydrase family protein: MVRVHETASVASSAVVSGDVTLGPGVRVLAGAVLDGSRGPITLGEDVLVMEHAVLRGRPEHPVTVGDAVLIGPHTNVTGARIGDEVFVATGACVFAGAVVGARSELRIHAVLQVNSVLPPDTVVPIGWIAAGDPAQLFSPDRHDELWAVQRELDFPGTMYGVPRGTSMRDLMRRLSAGFDD; encoded by the coding sequence ATGGTGCGTGTTCATGAGACAGCGTCGGTGGCGTCGAGCGCGGTGGTCAGCGGGGACGTGACGCTCGGCCCGGGTGTGCGGGTGCTGGCGGGGGCCGTGCTCGACGGCTCTCGCGGCCCGATCACGCTCGGGGAGGACGTGCTGGTCATGGAGCACGCGGTCCTGCGGGGGCGGCCCGAGCATCCCGTGACGGTCGGCGACGCCGTGCTGATCGGCCCGCACACCAACGTCACGGGAGCCCGCATCGGGGACGAGGTGTTCGTCGCCACGGGCGCGTGCGTGTTCGCCGGCGCGGTCGTCGGCGCACGGTCGGAACTGCGCATCCACGCCGTTCTGCAGGTCAACTCGGTGCTGCCGCCCGACACTGTCGTCCCGATCGGCTGGATCGCGGCCGGCGATCCGGCTCAGCTGTTCTCACCCGACCGCCACGACGAGCTGTGGGCGGTGCAGCGCGAGCTGGACTTCCCCGGGACGATGTACGGCGTACCGCGCGGCACCTCCATGCGCGACCTGATGCGCCGGCTGAGCGCGGGCTTCGACGACTAG
- a CDS encoding TetR/AcrR family transcriptional regulator: MTDSPSKKPSARERLLRASDELFYNEGIHTVGIDRVLEKAQVAKGSLYYNFEGGKDELVSAYLAGRHAAWEKTIDDGIASAGPDPRDRLLSIFDSLGILFARPDYRGCAFVNAVAEAEPGGVEEAASERFRDWLHGLIGGLVAEIGVSDPAWTTQQLVILYDGATTTAQMDKQVSAAKAARRMAELILDSSR; this comes from the coding sequence ATGACCGATTCTCCGTCCAAGAAGCCGTCGGCGCGCGAACGGCTGCTTCGGGCGAGCGACGAGCTGTTCTACAACGAGGGCATCCACACCGTGGGCATCGACCGGGTGCTCGAGAAGGCGCAGGTCGCCAAGGGGTCGCTCTACTACAACTTCGAAGGCGGGAAGGACGAGCTCGTCTCCGCGTATCTGGCCGGCCGCCACGCCGCCTGGGAGAAGACCATCGACGACGGGATCGCATCCGCCGGGCCGGACCCCCGGGACCGCCTGCTCTCGATCTTCGACTCCCTCGGCATCCTCTTCGCCCGGCCGGACTATCGCGGCTGCGCGTTCGTGAACGCGGTCGCGGAAGCCGAGCCGGGTGGCGTGGAAGAGGCGGCGAGCGAGAGGTTCCGCGACTGGCTCCACGGACTCATCGGCGGGCTCGTCGCCGAGATCGGCGTCAGCGATCCGGCCTGGACGACCCAGCAGCTGGTGATCCTCTACGACGGCGCCACGACGACGGCGCAGATGGACAAGCAGGTCTCGGCCGCGAAGGCCGCGCGACGTATGGCGGAACTGATCCTCGACTCGTCACGGTGA
- a CDS encoding VOC family protein: protein MEILQVAQHADDLDRAATFYENLLGEAPAARFDPPGLLFFNIGIGRLLLDKAAPSALVYIQVDDVAETIERLRGDGVRVVTEPHVIFTHPDDTIGPAGNDEWMAFIEDSEGNTVGLVSFEPRHDP from the coding sequence GTGGAGATTCTGCAGGTCGCACAGCACGCCGACGACCTCGACCGTGCCGCGACGTTCTACGAGAACTTGCTCGGGGAGGCGCCGGCCGCCCGCTTCGACCCACCGGGCCTGCTGTTCTTCAACATCGGGATCGGCCGCCTCCTGCTCGACAAGGCCGCCCCGTCGGCGCTGGTCTACATCCAGGTGGACGATGTGGCCGAGACGATCGAGCGGCTGCGCGGCGACGGCGTGCGCGTGGTCACCGAGCCCCACGTGATCTTCACCCACCCCGACGACACGATCGGCCCGGCCGGCAACGACGAGTGGATGGCGTTCATCGAAGACAGCGAGGGCAACACGGTCGGGCTGGTGAGCTTCGAGCCCCGGCACGACCCGTGA